A single region of the Acidimicrobiales bacterium genome encodes:
- a CDS encoding Fic family protein: MGGREVPILWNGRRARAWVPDLLAARDLSLTERTTRGTERAAALARRSNDQLPRQWEALGRLLLRTEGVASSFIEGVGAPLVDVAVAELDPAVGEHAAWVADNLKAVQSAVGEAQEGPLRVRSLHRWHGLIMRGTRHLPPRLVGTPRKEQGWIGGTSPLDAALVTPPPDAVERLLTDLVEFVNRTDVDPVTQAAVAHAQFEVIHPYADGNGRVGRVLVGWVLSRRLGLVTPPPVSVRIATDRGGYLAGLTHFRLGQADPWVAWFADVVGGAGEASINLVHDVQELQAQWTDRLTDVRTDATARQVLSLLPQHPVLGAATVADALDVSERAGRAALETLARYEIVERFDRVAQGRGRPRKWWVAPELIALVSAWSR; the protein is encoded by the coding sequence ATGGGCGGACGCGAAGTGCCGATCCTGTGGAACGGGCGCCGGGCACGAGCTTGGGTCCCCGATCTGTTGGCCGCCCGCGACCTGTCGCTCACCGAGCGCACCACGCGGGGGACCGAACGCGCTGCCGCCCTGGCCCGTCGCAGCAACGACCAGCTCCCGCGCCAGTGGGAGGCGTTAGGACGGCTCCTGCTCCGAACCGAAGGCGTGGCGTCCTCGTTCATCGAAGGCGTCGGGGCGCCGTTGGTCGACGTGGCCGTCGCCGAGCTCGATCCAGCCGTCGGTGAGCACGCCGCCTGGGTGGCCGACAACCTGAAAGCGGTCCAGTCGGCGGTCGGCGAGGCCCAGGAAGGCCCGCTGCGGGTGCGCTCCCTCCATCGCTGGCATGGGCTCATCATGCGGGGCACACGCCACCTGCCCCCCCGCCTGGTGGGGACCCCCCGTAAGGAGCAGGGGTGGATCGGGGGCACGAGCCCACTCGACGCCGCGCTGGTGACGCCGCCGCCCGATGCGGTCGAGCGGTTGCTCACCGACCTGGTCGAGTTCGTGAACCGCACCGATGTGGACCCCGTCACGCAGGCGGCCGTGGCCCATGCGCAGTTCGAGGTGATCCACCCGTACGCCGACGGCAACGGTCGCGTGGGGCGCGTGTTGGTGGGCTGGGTCCTGAGCCGTCGCCTGGGCCTGGTGACCCCGCCGCCCGTGAGCGTCCGCATTGCTACCGACCGAGGGGGGTACCTGGCCGGGCTGACGCACTTCCGCCTCGGGCAGGCGGACCCATGGGTCGCCTGGTTCGCCGATGTCGTCGGAGGCGCGGGCGAGGCGTCGATCAACCTCGTCCACGACGTGCAGGAGCTGCAGGCCCAGTGGACCGATCGACTGACCGACGTGCGCACCGATGCCACCGCCCGGCAGGTGCTTTCCCTTCTCCCACAACATCCTGTGCTGGGGGCGGCGACGGTGGCCGACGCACTGGATGTCAGCGAGCGCGCCGGGCGGGCCGCCCTGGAGACGCTGGCCCGTTATGAGATCGTCGAGCGCTTCGACCGCGTGGCCCAGGGCCGAGGCCGGCCTCGGAAGTGGTGGGTGGCACCCGAATTGATCGCACTGGTCAGTGCGTGGTCTCGCTGA
- a CDS encoding 5'-3' exonuclease H3TH domain-containing protein: MRVHLIDGTYELFRHHFGAPPEVREKSTAAATRGVVNSVLTLLAEGASHVGVATDQVIESFRNDLWPGYKSSAGMPPELLVQFPLVEEALAALGVAVWPMVELEADDGLASAAAVAAADDRVLQAVICTPDKDLGQCVVGDRVVQLDRRKNVVFDEAGIVAKFGVLPTSIPDYLALVGDSADGFPGLKGWGAKAAAAVLRRYPHIEDIPRLGERWDLDVRGCRTLANTLADRYDTALLFRELATLRIDRDCVGTVDDWLWRGPTPAFPEVCERIGATFLVERAADVLRRKQAAAAG; this comes from the coding sequence ATGCGTGTCCACTTGATCGACGGCACCTACGAGCTGTTCCGCCACCACTTCGGCGCCCCGCCTGAAGTGCGGGAGAAGTCGACGGCGGCGGCCACCCGCGGCGTCGTCAACTCGGTGCTCACCCTGCTGGCCGAAGGCGCCTCCCACGTCGGCGTGGCCACCGACCAGGTCATCGAGTCGTTCCGCAACGACCTGTGGCCGGGCTACAAGAGCAGCGCGGGCATGCCCCCGGAACTGCTCGTCCAGTTCCCCCTCGTGGAGGAGGCGCTGGCCGCCCTCGGCGTCGCCGTGTGGCCCATGGTCGAGCTCGAAGCCGACGACGGCCTGGCGTCGGCCGCTGCCGTGGCCGCCGCCGACGACCGGGTGCTGCAAGCGGTGATCTGCACCCCCGACAAGGACCTGGGCCAGTGCGTGGTCGGCGACCGGGTCGTGCAACTCGACCGGCGCAAGAACGTCGTGTTCGACGAGGCGGGGATCGTCGCCAAGTTCGGGGTGCTGCCCACGTCGATCCCCGACTACCTGGCGCTGGTGGGCGACTCGGCCGACGGCTTCCCCGGCCTCAAGGGCTGGGGCGCCAAGGCCGCGGCGGCCGTCCTACGCCGCTACCCCCACATTGAGGACATCCCCCGCCTGGGGGAGCGCTGGGACCTCGACGTGCGGGGCTGCCGCACCCTCGCCAACACGCTGGCCGACCGGTACGACACAGCCTTGCTCTTCCGCGAGTTGGCCACGCTGCGCATCGACCGCGACTGCGTCGGCACCGTCGACGACTGGCTGTGGCGCGGCCCGACGCCCGCCTTCCCCGAGGTGTGCGAGCGCATCGGCGCCACATTCCTGGTGGAACGTGCCGCCGACGTCCTCAGGCGAAAGCAGGCGGCAGCGGCAGGCTGA
- a CDS encoding ABC transporter ATP-binding protein has protein sequence MTSTVDVLRRGWRTSPELREGAGLTVLLALVGAGGRVTVPILVQLTLDHGLKAGAGSRTMWTLTITGLAIVVITAFAAQATRRRLATAGESALAGLRVRAFRHIHRLSLATQTDERRGALVSRVTSDVETLSQFLSWGGVAWLVNGAVMTSVLAVMFVYDWRLTLVTIAVLVPMALVLRAVQRRLSGAYALVRDKVGALLSAISEMLMGAAAIRAYKAEDHVTARVRGAIDDSRSTNIRAAVISAFLFPSADVFSVLTVAGVVTAGVAIGPEGGLTAGRLVAFVFLVLLLLEPVAEFTEVVDQTQLAVAGWRKVLDVIDTPVEVPDPVPGLVLPPGPPEVVVTRVSFSYGSTPVLHDVSCVMPAGRRVALVGATGSGKTTLAKLLTRLADPTTGRILVSGIDLRDIAASSLRHSFVLVPQEGFLFDTTVAENVRFGRPDASDDDVRLGFVELGLEPWVDGLPQGLQTPVGQRGEHLSVGERQLVSLARAYVANPTCLILDEATSAVDPATEVRLTRAIESLARGRTSITIAHRLATAERADLVLVLDHGRLVEAGTHGALLERGGVYAQLHSRWTSGIEADPVRR, from the coding sequence ATGACTTCGACGGTTGATGTGTTGCGGCGGGGGTGGCGGACGTCGCCTGAGCTGCGGGAGGGCGCGGGGCTCACCGTCCTCCTCGCCCTGGTCGGCGCGGGCGGACGGGTGACGGTGCCGATCCTCGTGCAGCTCACGCTCGACCACGGGCTGAAGGCCGGGGCGGGCAGCCGCACCATGTGGACGCTGACGATCACCGGCTTGGCCATCGTGGTGATCACCGCCTTTGCGGCCCAGGCCACCCGGCGGCGGCTGGCCACCGCGGGCGAGTCGGCGCTGGCGGGCCTGCGGGTGCGGGCCTTCCGCCACATCCACCGGCTGAGCCTGGCCACCCAGACCGACGAGCGCCGGGGCGCCTTGGTCAGCCGGGTCACCTCCGACGTGGAGACCCTGAGCCAGTTCCTGTCGTGGGGCGGCGTGGCGTGGCTGGTGAACGGGGCGGTGATGACGAGCGTGCTGGCGGTGATGTTCGTCTACGACTGGCGGCTGACGCTGGTGACGATCGCCGTGCTGGTCCCCATGGCGCTGGTGCTGCGGGCGGTGCAACGACGGCTGTCCGGCGCGTACGCCTTGGTGCGCGACAAGGTGGGCGCGCTGCTGTCGGCCATCTCCGAGATGCTCATGGGGGCCGCCGCCATACGGGCCTACAAGGCGGAGGACCACGTGACCGCCCGGGTGCGGGGCGCCATCGACGACAGCCGCTCGACGAACATCCGAGCGGCGGTCATCTCGGCCTTCTTGTTCCCGTCGGCCGACGTGTTCTCGGTGCTGACGGTGGCAGGCGTGGTCACCGCCGGCGTCGCCATCGGTCCCGAGGGCGGCCTAACGGCCGGGCGGCTGGTGGCCTTCGTGTTCCTGGTGCTGCTGCTGCTCGAGCCGGTGGCCGAGTTCACCGAGGTGGTCGACCAGACCCAGTTGGCCGTGGCCGGCTGGCGCAAGGTGCTCGACGTGATCGACACGCCCGTCGAGGTGCCCGACCCGGTGCCCGGCCTGGTGCTGCCGCCGGGGCCGCCCGAGGTGGTGGTCACCCGGGTGTCGTTCTCGTACGGCTCGACGCCGGTGCTGCACGACGTCAGTTGCGTCATGCCCGCAGGACGGCGGGTGGCGCTGGTCGGCGCCACGGGCTCGGGCAAGACGACCCTGGCCAAGCTGTTGACCCGGCTGGCCGATCCCACCACGGGCCGCATCCTGGTGTCGGGCATCGACCTGCGCGACATCGCCGCGTCGTCGTTGCGGCACTCGTTCGTGCTGGTGCCCCAGGAGGGTTTCCTGTTCGACACCACGGTGGCGGAGAACGTGCGCTTCGGGCGGCCCGATGCCTCCGACGACGACGTGCGGCTGGGGTTCGTGGAGCTCGGCTTGGAGCCGTGGGTCGACGGGCTGCCGCAGGGCTTGCAGACGCCCGTGGGCCAGCGGGGCGAGCACCTGTCGGTGGGCGAGCGCCAGTTGGTGTCGTTGGCCCGGGCCTACGTGGCCAACCCGACGTGCCTGATCCTCGACGAGGCCACCTCGGCCGTCGACCCCGCCACCGAGGTACGGCTGACGCGGGCCATCGAGAGCCTGGCCCGGGGGCGGACGTCGATCACCATCGCCCACCGGCTGGCGACGGCAGAGCGGGCCGACCTGGTGCTGGTGCTCGACCACGGGCGGCTGGTGGAGGCAGGCACCCACGGGGCGCTGCTGGAGCGAGGCGGGGTGTACGCCCAGTTGCACAGCCGGTGGACGTCGGGCATCGAGGCGGACCCCGTCCGGCGCTGA
- a CDS encoding ABC transporter ATP-binding protein, translating to MGVFGAVVYAFATVGSSWVLGRVVDRVIRPRFDVGSVSTGTVALGAAAIVAVGVVKAAGIVCRRVGASYAKFGTESDMRTEVVERYQRLPLKWHQAHPTGRLMAHVNADVEAATEIMSPLPYATGVITLLAITAAWMILTDPFLALIGLVLLPALVVLNLLYQRVLEEPARGTQERIGDVSAVAHESFDGAMVVKTLGAEDAETARFRRMAEDLRDAKIRVAVLESRFDALLDAVPAVGTIAVLVVGAWRVEVGAISAGTLVAFVNLLTLLVFPLRLIGYVLGDLPRTVAGWDRVQWVMAQSVPPPAVRGSSVSDGVALDGVSFHYGDNPPALVDVSVSLRPGSTVALVGPTGSGKSTLLLLLARLLEPSAGAVSAPDDVALAFQEAFLFSESIRENITMGRPRSDDEVEAAARIARISDFVASLPDGYDTVVGERGATLSGGQRQRVALARALVGAPKLLLLDDATSAVDPSTEAVILAALGERLRDTTTVMVATRPSTISLADEVLFLADGHIAARGSHEQLLAEAPAYALLARAYEQAGVTP from the coding sequence ATGGGGGTGTTCGGCGCGGTCGTGTATGCCTTCGCCACCGTCGGATCGTCGTGGGTGCTGGGGCGGGTGGTCGACCGGGTCATCCGCCCCCGCTTCGACGTCGGCTCGGTGTCGACGGGCACGGTGGCGCTGGGGGCGGCGGCCATCGTGGCCGTGGGCGTGGTGAAGGCGGCGGGCATCGTGTGCCGCCGGGTCGGAGCGAGTTACGCCAAGTTCGGCACCGAGTCCGACATGCGCACCGAGGTGGTGGAGCGCTACCAGCGGCTGCCGCTGAAGTGGCACCAGGCCCACCCGACGGGGCGGTTGATGGCGCACGTGAACGCCGACGTGGAGGCGGCCACCGAGATCATGTCGCCGCTGCCCTACGCCACCGGCGTGATCACCCTGCTCGCTATCACCGCGGCGTGGATGATCCTCACCGACCCGTTCCTGGCGTTGATCGGGCTGGTGCTGCTGCCCGCTCTGGTGGTGCTGAACCTGCTGTACCAGCGGGTGTTGGAGGAGCCCGCCCGGGGGACGCAGGAGCGCATCGGCGACGTGTCCGCCGTGGCCCACGAGAGCTTCGACGGCGCCATGGTGGTCAAGACGCTGGGCGCCGAGGACGCCGAGACGGCCAGGTTCCGGCGTATGGCCGAGGACTTGCGCGACGCCAAGATCAGAGTGGCGGTGCTGGAATCGCGTTTCGACGCCCTGCTCGACGCCGTGCCCGCGGTGGGCACCATCGCCGTGCTGGTGGTGGGCGCATGGCGGGTGGAGGTGGGGGCCATCTCGGCGGGCACCTTGGTGGCGTTCGTGAACCTGCTGACGCTGCTGGTGTTCCCTTTGCGGCTGATCGGTTACGTGCTGGGCGACCTGCCTCGCACGGTGGCCGGGTGGGACCGGGTGCAGTGGGTGATGGCGCAGTCCGTGCCGCCGCCGGCTGTGCGCGGGTCGTCGGTGTCCGACGGGGTGGCGCTGGACGGCGTGTCGTTCCACTACGGCGACAACCCGCCTGCGCTGGTCGACGTGTCGGTGTCGTTGCGTCCGGGGTCGACGGTGGCGCTGGTGGGGCCGACGGGCTCGGGCAAGTCGACGTTGCTGTTGCTGTTGGCTCGGTTGTTGGAGCCATCGGCCGGGGCGGTGTCGGCGCCCGACGACGTGGCGCTGGCGTTCCAGGAGGCGTTCCTGTTCAGCGAGTCGATCCGGGAGAACATCACCATGGGCCGGCCGCGGTCCGACGACGAGGTGGAGGCCGCGGCGCGCATCGCCCGCATCTCCGACTTCGTCGCTTCGTTGCCCGACGGCTACGACACCGTGGTCGGCGAACGGGGCGCCACCCTGTCAGGCGGGCAGCGCCAGCGGGTGGCGTTGGCCCGGGCGCTGGTGGGGGCGCCCAAGCTGCTCCTGCTCGACGATGCGACCTCGGCCGTCGACCCGTCGACCGAGGCGGTGATCCTGGCCGCGCTGGGCGAACGGTTGCGCGACACGACGACGGTGATGGTGGCCACCCGGCCCAGCACGATCTCGTTGGCCGACGAGGTGCTGTTCCTGGCCGACGGCCACATCGCGGCGCGGGGTTCGCACGAGCAGTTGTTGGCCGAGGCGCCTGCCTACGCCCTCTTGGCCCGCGCCTACGAACAAGCCGGAGTGACTCCGTGA
- a CDS encoding acyl-CoA carboxylase subunit beta, whose protein sequence is MSEHPMKERLEELAKRKEAALHAGSERAVERHHAKGKMTARERVEYLLDEGSFQELDMLARHRAHDALDDRPYTDGVITGFGTVDGRRVCVFSQDFTVFGGALGEVFAEKIHKVMDLASSLGVPMIGLNDGAGARIQEGVVSLDSYGKIFHRNVRASGVIPQISVIMGPCAGGAVYSPAMTDFIFMVRETSHMFITGPDVVKTVTGENVTLEELGGAMSHATKSGVCTFVAGDEKACLDDVRYLLSFLPANNLEDPPYVVPTDDPTRQCPELHDIIPPSSNQPYDMKKVITSVVDDGDFFEYFPHWALNLVCGFSRVNGHVVGIMGNQPQILAGVLDIDSSEKGARFVRTCDAFNIPIVTFVDVPGFLPGTDQEYGGIIRHGAKLLYAYCEATVPRVQIITRKAYGGAYVVMNAKSIGADLAYAWPSAELAVMGPQGAVEIVYRRELADAADPAARRAELVEEYTERYANPYQAAERGYVDDVIDPADTRAVLVRSLDMLRSKREELPKRKHGNVPL, encoded by the coding sequence ATGTCCGAACACCCCATGAAGGAACGCCTCGAAGAGCTGGCCAAGCGCAAGGAAGCGGCGCTGCACGCCGGCTCCGAGCGGGCCGTCGAGCGCCACCACGCCAAAGGCAAGATGACCGCCCGCGAGCGGGTCGAGTACCTGCTCGACGAGGGCTCGTTCCAAGAGCTCGACATGCTTGCCCGCCACCGGGCCCACGACGCCCTCGACGACCGTCCCTACACCGACGGCGTGATCACCGGCTTCGGCACCGTCGACGGCCGCCGGGTGTGCGTGTTCAGCCAGGACTTCACCGTCTTCGGCGGCGCCCTGGGCGAGGTGTTCGCCGAGAAGATCCACAAGGTCATGGACCTGGCCTCGTCGCTGGGCGTGCCCATGATCGGCCTCAACGACGGCGCAGGCGCCCGCATCCAGGAAGGCGTTGTCTCCCTCGACTCCTACGGCAAGATCTTCCACCGCAACGTGCGGGCCTCCGGGGTCATCCCCCAGATCAGCGTGATCATGGGACCGTGCGCGGGCGGCGCCGTCTACAGCCCGGCCATGACCGACTTCATCTTCATGGTCCGCGAGACGAGCCACATGTTCATCACCGGCCCCGACGTGGTGAAGACCGTCACCGGCGAGAACGTGACCCTCGAAGAACTGGGCGGCGCCATGAGCCACGCCACCAAGTCGGGCGTGTGCACGTTCGTGGCGGGCGACGAGAAGGCCTGCCTCGACGACGTGCGCTACCTGCTGTCGTTCCTCCCGGCCAACAACCTGGAGGACCCGCCCTACGTGGTGCCCACCGACGACCCCACGCGGCAGTGCCCCGAGCTGCACGACATCATCCCGCCGTCGTCGAACCAGCCCTACGACATGAAGAAGGTCATCACCTCGGTCGTCGACGACGGCGACTTCTTCGAGTACTTCCCCCACTGGGCGCTCAACCTGGTGTGCGGCTTCTCCCGGGTCAACGGCCACGTGGTCGGCATCATGGGCAACCAGCCCCAGATCCTGGCCGGCGTGCTCGACATCGACTCGTCGGAGAAGGGTGCGCGCTTCGTGCGCACCTGCGACGCCTTCAACATCCCCATCGTCACCTTCGTCGACGTGCCCGGCTTCCTGCCCGGCACCGACCAGGAGTACGGCGGCATCATCCGCCACGGCGCCAAGCTGCTCTACGCCTACTGCGAGGCCACCGTGCCCCGCGTGCAGATCATCACGCGCAAGGCCTACGGCGGCGCTTACGTGGTCATGAACGCCAAGTCGATCGGCGCCGACCTGGCCTACGCCTGGCCGTCGGCCGAGCTGGCCGTCATGGGCCCGCAGGGCGCGGTGGAGATCGTCTACCGGCGCGAGCTGGCCGACGCCGCCGACCCGGCAGCGCGCCGGGCCGAGCTGGTCGAGGAGTACACCGAGCGCTACGCCAACCCGTACCAGGCGGCCGAACGTGGGTATGTCGACGACGTGATCGACCCGGCCGACACCCGCGCTGTGCTGGTGCGCTCGCTCGACATGCTGCGCTCCAAGCGCGAGGAACTGCCGAAGCGGAAGCACGGCAATGTGCCCCTCTAA
- a CDS encoding metallophosphoesterase yields the protein MVVELTTVADDEVVLHVPHEPRAVVHKGLAPDTLYTFGGLDAHTLPRPGGELLATVATVNDTHFGEVECGHIDGLELGPVLRVEPGEEPYPEVMNRGAAAEIAAADVDLVVAKGDLTTYARAEEFQAFLDCYGRFGDRLRYVRGNHDGTAVPDTAPFRVDLPGLTVAVLDTAVPGRAAGRVPPDQLAWLDTVAAEADLPVLVLGHHHCWDPASRTREETYFGINPDDSERLIEVVARRPRIVGYAAGHTHRNRVRRFAATGDVPFVEVSSVKDFPGAWAEYRVFEGGVLQVVRRVSTPDALRWSDRTRAMFGGYYPQYSFGRLEDRCFALFGA from the coding sequence ATGGTCGTCGAGCTCACCACGGTGGCCGACGACGAAGTGGTCCTGCACGTGCCCCACGAGCCGCGGGCGGTGGTCCACAAGGGGCTGGCGCCCGACACGCTCTACACATTCGGCGGGCTCGACGCGCACACGCTGCCCCGCCCCGGCGGCGAGCTCCTGGCCACGGTGGCGACGGTCAACGACACCCACTTCGGCGAGGTGGAGTGCGGCCACATCGACGGACTGGAGCTCGGCCCGGTGCTGCGGGTGGAGCCGGGCGAGGAGCCCTACCCCGAGGTCATGAACCGGGGCGCGGCGGCAGAGATCGCCGCGGCCGACGTCGACCTGGTGGTGGCCAAGGGCGACCTCACCACCTACGCCCGAGCCGAGGAGTTCCAGGCGTTCCTCGACTGCTACGGCCGCTTCGGCGACCGGCTGCGCTACGTGCGGGGCAACCACGACGGCACGGCCGTGCCCGACACGGCGCCGTTCCGGGTCGACCTGCCCGGCCTGACGGTGGCCGTGCTCGACACCGCGGTGCCCGGCCGCGCCGCGGGCCGAGTGCCGCCCGACCAGTTGGCGTGGCTCGACACGGTGGCCGCGGAAGCCGACCTGCCGGTGCTCGTGCTCGGCCACCACCACTGCTGGGACCCGGCCAGCCGCACACGGGAGGAGACGTACTTCGGGATCAACCCGGACGACTCCGAGCGCCTGATCGAGGTGGTAGCCCGCCGCCCCCGCATCGTCGGCTACGCCGCAGGGCACACCCACCGCAACCGGGTGCGGCGCTTCGCCGCCACCGGCGACGTGCCCTTCGTCGAGGTCTCCTCGGTCAAGGACTTCCCGGGCGCCTGGGCCGAGTACCGGGTGTTCGAGGGTGGCGTGCTGCAGGTCGTGCGCCGGGTGTCGACGCCCGACGCGCTGCGGTGGAGCGACCGCACCAGGGCCATGTTCGGGGGCTACTACCCGCAGTATTCGTTCGGGCGGCTGGAAGACAGGTGCTTTGCCCTATTTGGGGCTTGA
- a CDS encoding diguanylate cyclase produces the protein MVDRRALLCLLPGLAGLAFGVGAAVLDRPALGVVAAAFCLLTMVAGLVLLDRAHAAERHAAGAAAAIKLLDMPTPTREEASSLVDIETGLPDDRFFDLAVEGRVAAARRHLWPVTVVLLEIGVASDARGSRPQADAVAAFSELVRATLRESDIACRVGPLTFGLVLEDTAEEGGVWTAERLQISLAQDVSKVRRLAAGVASYPTHGLTADDVLARAQAALTRACAAEAGRGLGQVEVAQADLA, from the coding sequence ATGGTTGATCGCCGAGCACTGCTGTGCCTCCTCCCCGGCCTTGCCGGCTTGGCCTTCGGCGTCGGCGCCGCGGTGCTCGACCGGCCCGCCTTGGGCGTGGTTGCCGCCGCTTTTTGCCTGCTCACCATGGTCGCCGGCCTCGTCCTGCTCGACCGGGCGCACGCGGCCGAGCGCCATGCCGCCGGTGCGGCGGCGGCCATCAAGCTGCTCGACATGCCCACTCCCACCCGGGAAGAGGCATCGTCGCTCGTCGACATCGAAACCGGCCTCCCCGACGACCGCTTCTTCGACCTCGCCGTCGAGGGCCGCGTGGCCGCCGCCCGGCGCCACCTGTGGCCCGTCACCGTCGTGCTCTTGGAGATCGGCGTGGCCTCCGACGCCCGCGGCAGCCGCCCGCAAGCCGACGCCGTGGCCGCCTTCAGCGAGTTGGTCAGGGCCACCCTCCGGGAATCCGACATCGCCTGCCGGGTCGGGCCGCTGACATTCGGCCTCGTCCTGGAGGACACCGCCGAAGAGGGCGGGGTGTGGACGGCTGAGCGCCTCCAGATCTCCCTCGCCCAGGACGTGTCGAAGGTGCGACGCCTCGCCGCGGGCGTGGCCAGCTACCCCACCCACGGCCTCACCGCCGACGACGTGCTGGCCCGGGCCCAAGCGGCCCTGACCAGGGCGTGCGCCGCCGAAGCGGGACGGGGCCTCGGCCAGGTCGAGGTCGCCCAGGCCGACTTGGCCTGA
- a CDS encoding protein meaA has translation MPDRPWVMRTYSGHSTARASNALYRMNLSKGQTGLSVAFDLPTQTGYDPDAVEARGEVGKVGVPVAHLGHMKQLLDGIPVGDMNASMTINATAMWLLGLYIANAEDHGVDPSVLQGTTQNDIVKEYLSRGTYIFPPAPSRRLIVDMIAYTVRHVPKWNPINVCSYHLQEAGATPVQEVAYALATAVGVLDAVRESGQVSDDELPSVVGRISFFCNAGIRFVEETCKMRAFTRLWDRICAERYGVTDPKLRRFRYGVQVNSLGLTESQPENNVQRIVLEALGVTLSKDARARSIQLPAWNEALGLPRPWDQQWSLRMQQVLAFETDLLEYDDIFAGSHVIEAKTTELMDAAMAELDEVLGLGGAFEAIEELKGRLVRSQAERTARIEAGELKVVGVNCFTESAPSPLGGEEAILKVDPAVEAEMKADVAEWRAARDGAAVQKALDELRRLAETSENLMPATIALAHAGGTTGEWAGALREVFGEYRAPTGVGTAVGQRGGTMAAVVEKVKAMAGGPPKLLVAKPGLDGHSNGAEQVAVAARDAGFEVVYQGIRLTPAQIAAAARDEDVDVVGLSILSGSHLELVPEVLRELREAGVEAPVVVGGIIPEGDQPKLAELGVAAVYTPKDFEFVRIMDDIADLVTTTRAAT, from the coding sequence ATGCCCGACCGCCCGTGGGTGATGCGGACGTACTCGGGCCACTCCACGGCCCGGGCCTCGAACGCGCTGTACCGCATGAACCTGTCCAAGGGGCAGACGGGGCTGTCGGTCGCCTTCGACCTGCCCACCCAGACCGGCTACGACCCCGATGCCGTCGAGGCCCGGGGCGAGGTCGGCAAGGTCGGCGTGCCGGTGGCCCACCTGGGCCACATGAAGCAGTTGCTCGACGGGATCCCCGTGGGCGACATGAACGCGTCCATGACGATCAACGCCACCGCCATGTGGCTGTTGGGCCTCTACATCGCCAACGCCGAGGACCACGGCGTCGACCCCTCGGTGCTGCAGGGCACCACCCAGAACGACATCGTCAAGGAGTACCTGTCGCGGGGCACCTACATCTTCCCGCCCGCCCCCAGCCGCCGGCTGATCGTCGACATGATCGCCTACACGGTGCGCCACGTCCCCAAGTGGAACCCCATCAACGTGTGCTCGTACCACCTGCAGGAGGCGGGGGCCACGCCGGTGCAGGAGGTGGCCTACGCGCTGGCCACCGCCGTCGGCGTGCTCGACGCCGTGCGGGAGTCGGGGCAGGTGAGCGACGACGAGCTGCCGTCGGTGGTGGGGCGCATCTCGTTCTTCTGCAACGCGGGCATCCGCTTCGTCGAGGAGACGTGCAAGATGCGGGCCTTCACCCGGCTGTGGGACCGCATCTGCGCCGAGCGCTACGGCGTGACCGACCCCAAGCTGCGGCGCTTCCGCTACGGCGTGCAAGTGAACTCGCTGGGCCTGACCGAGTCGCAGCCCGAGAACAACGTGCAGCGCATCGTGCTGGAAGCCCTGGGCGTCACGCTGTCGAAGGACGCCCGGGCCCGGTCGATCCAGTTGCCCGCCTGGAACGAGGCGCTGGGCCTGCCCCGGCCGTGGGACCAGCAGTGGTCGTTGCGCATGCAGCAGGTGCTGGCCTTCGAGACCGACCTGTTGGAGTACGACGACATCTTCGCCGGCTCGCACGTCATCGAGGCCAAGACCACCGAGCTCATGGACGCGGCCATGGCCGAGCTCGACGAGGTGCTCGGCCTGGGCGGCGCCTTCGAGGCCATCGAGGAGCTCAAGGGCAGGCTGGTGCGCTCGCAGGCCGAACGCACCGCTCGCATCGAGGCGGGCGAGCTCAAGGTCGTCGGCGTCAACTGCTTCACCGAGTCGGCCCCGTCGCCGCTCGGCGGCGAGGAGGCCATCCTCAAGGTCGACCCCGCGGTCGAGGCGGAGATGAAGGCCGACGTGGCCGAGTGGCGCGCTGCTCGCGACGGGGCCGCCGTGCAGAAGGCGCTCGACGAGCTGCGCCGGCTGGCCGAGACCTCGGAGAACCTGATGCCGGCCACCATCGCCCTGGCCCATGCGGGCGGCACCACCGGCGAGTGGGCGGGCGCCCTGCGGGAGGTGTTCGGCGAGTACCGGGCGCCCACCGGCGTGGGCACGGCCGTGGGCCAGCGGGGCGGCACCATGGCGGCGGTGGTCGAGAAGGTCAAGGCCATGGCAGGCGGGCCGCCCAAGCTGCTGGTGGCCAAGCCGGGCCTCGACGGCCACTCCAACGGGGCCGAACAGGTGGCCGTGGCCGCCCGCGACGCCGGGTTCGAGGTGGTGTACCAAGGCATCCGGCTGACGCCCGCCCAGATCGCCGCGGCCGCCCGCGACGAGGACGTCGACGTGGTCGGCCTGTCGATCCTGTCGGGCTCGCACCTGGAACTGGTGCCCGAGGTGCTGCGGGAGCTGCGGGAGGCCGGCGTCGAGGCGCCCGTCGTCGTCGGCGGGATCATTCCCGAGGGCGACCAGCCCAAGCTGGCCGAGCTCGGCGTAGCTGCCGTCTACACCCCCAAGGACTTCGAGTTCGTCCGCATCATGGACGACATCGCCGACCTCGTCACCACCACTCGCGCCGCCACCTGA